A stretch of DNA from Candidatus Methylomirabilis lanthanidiphila:
ATCTTCATTCTTCACATACACATCGGCGCCTTTATTCAGCAGCAGTTCGACAACCGGGGTATGCCCTCTCCAGGACGCAGGTATCAACACCACAAAGCCCTTGTTATCTCTCACATGCACATCGGCGCCTTTATTCAGCAGCAGTTCGACAACCGGGGTATGCCCATAGAAGGACGCATGTATCAGGGCCGTCCAGCCATCTGCATCTCTTGCATTCACATCAGCGCCTTCAGCCAGCACGCGCTTGACTTTTTCAACGTCTCCGGACTTCGACGCCTCGATGAGCCTATCGGCAGGATTCCCACTACCCTCAAATAATGAGCCAAAGAAACCCATAGCGCCTCCTTTCGCAACTACTCAGGTGTGAAGGCTGTAGGCTGTTAGGCCTTTAGGAATAGCACCTTGAAGTCTATCCTCCTTCAGCCTAAATCCCTTCCGCCTTCAGCCTATACTCCTTCTCAGTGCGCCCCATGTTTCTCCAGCAGTCTGGTCACGTCATCGTACCCATGCCAATGCGCGTACTCCAGGGCCGTCCCACCATCGTTCGCCTTGACGTTCACATCAGCGCCTTGCGCAAGCAGCAACTCTGCAACCTTTGCATGTCCTTTTCCGGACGCATACATCAGGGCCGTCACGTTATTATTATCCCTCGTATTCAGATCAGCGCCGTGCGTGAGCAGCAGTTCTGCGACCCTGAAACGCCCATTCACAGCCGCACGCATTAGAGCCGTACCCTTGTCTTTATTCGTGACATTTACCTCCGCGCCGTGGCTGAGCAGCAGCTCTGCAATCGCTGTATGTCCCTTCCCGGACGTATACATCAGGGGCGTCCAGCCGATCTTGTCCTGGGCATTGACATCGGCGCCCTTGCTGATCAGTAACCCGACGACCTCGGTATATCCTTCCGCAGACGCCATCATCAGGACCGTCCGGCCGTTATCCGCCCTGGCGTCGACATCAGCGCCGTGCTTGAGCAGCAGTTCTGCAACCCTGGCATGCCCATTCTCAGATGCATACATGAGAGGCGTAAAACTGTCGTGATCCCTCGTGTCGACATCAGCGCCTTTCGTAATCAGCCGCTCTGCAATCTCGACATGCCCGTGCCAGGACGCGCGCATGAGGGCGGTCCCACCATTATTATCCCTTATCCCCACGTCAGCGCCGCGATCGAGCAGTGCCGCCGCAACCCCAGTATGCCCATTCCAGGACGCATGCATCAGAGCCGTCCAGCCCTCGCGATCCTTTGCATTCACATCGGCGCCGTCGGCTAACAGGCTCTTAACTTTATCGGTCTCTCCGGATTGAGACGCCGCGATAAGCTTTGCCCCATGCTTTCCACCACCCTCAAACAGTGAGCCAAATAAACCCATGTACCCTCCCTTCCTGGAAAAACGCTGCCGGCAAACAG
This window harbors:
- the ankX_3 gene encoding Phosphocholine transferase AnkX; this encodes MGLFGSLFEGGGKHGAKLIAASQSGETDKVKSLLADGADVNAKDREGWTALMHASWNGHTGVAAALLDRGADVGIRDNNGGTALMRASWHGHVEIAERLITKGADVDTRDHDSFTPLMYASENGHARVAELLLKHGADVDARADNGRTVLMMASAEGYTEVVGLLISKGADVNAQDKIGWTPLMYTSGKGHTAIAELLLSHGAEVNVTNKDKGTALMRAAVNGRFRVAELLLTHGADLNTRDNNNVTALMYASGKGHAKVAELLLAQGADVNVKANDGGTALEYAHWHGYDDVTRLLEKHGAH